A genome region from Nicotiana tabacum cultivar K326 chromosome 13, ASM71507v2, whole genome shotgun sequence includes the following:
- the LOC107775212 gene encoding uncharacterized protein At2g39795, mitochondrial, which produces MAVTNIIRRTASQVVPLAVRVIGRTQSYNHRSFALFSTVVNRGATSRNFFRSSLPSTLHCYSTKRPSSDESLLKVIQSEILCAEESDEHDEVEEAPKGFPFKIDDHPGQQTVTLTREYQGESIDVEVHMPDLVTGDEDENDNDDDDRERANQSQIPLVVRVSKKNGPSLEFGCTAFADEIAIDTLSIKDPNASEDQIAYEGPDFSDLDENLQKAFHKYLEIRGIKPSATNFLHEYMINKDGREYVMWLKNLEKFIEA; this is translated from the exons ATGGCTGTCACTAACATAATTAGACGAACAGCTTCTCAAGTTGTACCTTTAGCTGTTCGAGTCATCGGTAGAACTCAGAGCTACAACCATCGATCCTTTGCTCTGTTCTCCACCGTAGTTAACCGTGGCGCTACGTCTAGAAACTTCTTCCGAAGCTCATTACCCTCTACCCTTCATTGCTATTCGACCAAGCGGCCCAGTTCTGATGAGTCACTCCTTAAAGTCATTCAGTCCGAAATCCTATGTGCCGAGGAATCTGACGAACATGACGAG GTTGAGGAGGCTCCTAAGGGTTTCCCCTTCAAGATTGACGACCATCCGGGACAACAGACTGTAACATTGACAAGAGAATATCAAGGTGAATCTATTGATGTCGAAGTTCACATGCCTGACCTTGTTACTGGTGATGAAGATGAGAATGACAACGATGACGATGATAGAGAAAGGGCCAATCAGTCTCAAATTCCTCTTGTTGTTAGGGTGTCTAAGAAGAATGGACCTTCTTTGGAGTTTGGTTGCACAGCTTTTGCTGATGAGATTGCTATCGACACTTTGTCAATCAAAGATCCTAATGCTTCTGAGGATCAAATTGCTTATGAAGGACCTGATTTCTC GGATTTGGATGAAAACCTCCAAAAGGCTTTCCACAAGTATCTGGAGATTAGGGGGATCAAACCCAGCGCAACTAACTTCTTGCACGAGTACATGATCAACAAGGACGGCAGGGAATACGTGATGTGGCTTAAGAATCTAGAGAAATTCATTGAGGCATAG
- the LOC107775211 gene encoding protein NEDD1-like, whose product MDSIKSLLAASGGDTVKLFDLSLEPRDPCILSYTPSPGFLVNSLKWNFTNLVVASAGDDKKISLWRKNGQSLGTLPTDAGDNIEESISTINFSSKASRYICSGGSGQVVRIWDLQRRRCIKWLKGHTDTISGVMYNCKDEHLASISLNGNLILHNLASGAKAAELKDPNEQVLRVLDYSKISRHLLVTAGDDGSIHLWDTTGRSPKVSWLKQHSAPTSGVSFSPSNDKIVASVGMDKKLYTFDSGSRRPSFCIPYEAPFSSLAFTDDGFTLTAGTSSGRVVFYDVRGKPQPLTVLRAYGTSEAVTSLCWQRAKPVMVNENNCTTEIALLGSAVEDSILMPDPLPATTSSSLSTSMTTSGSRTTVRSGSVDSFSFPAGNTGSTSGTLGLSPSEETPIRSSLWKGGSLTRLHAPRNFKDDMEVFSPLNEVQPITPSLDKFWDDQEGFKKDLDKRSSLLFPSSRRFPLPVEGGNDNRLIFDWKSSSLPKQEDTSSAQLSSTPTSFRSDDSSSITPPEAWGGERLSDRLSHLRQSGNMPSRFATSTSGPLAPGTMFSGLQDTFPATQSISSSSNSSLSLANLRIKENSDEEISLGSSEHIPSISTSFSVGIKGITGQGTLDSLGSTMTLPRRFSSYAERISTKPSFSDGTLSVGSPKTKKTGAETREELLNSLLSRSDTSSTTAAGAFQAMNGEVRQSQTSTLPELQQGSSFQLQLFERKQEETLSFIQRTVHEQMRNLHLELISQNHMLQMEMSSRYNLILDNQKVLFDRQTLILENLAELMKRFN is encoded by the exons ATGGATTCGATAAAGAGCTTGTTGGCGGCAAGTGGGGGTGACACAGTGAAGCTATTTGACCTGTCATTGGAACCGCGTGATCCCTGCATTCTTAGCTACACTCCTTCTCCTGGCTTCCTTGTCAACTCCCTCAAGTGGAACTTTACTA ATTTAGTGGTGGCAAGCGCTGGAGACGACAAGAAGATATCTTTGTGGAGGAAAAATGGACAGAGTTTGGGGACTCTACCCACTGATGCTGGTGACAATATCGAg GAGTCTATTTCAACAATTAACTTTAGCAGCAAAGCATCCAGATACATTTGTTCTGGAGGCAGTGGTCAAGTTGTACGAATATGGGATTTGCAGCGGAGGCGTTGCATCAAATGGTTGAAAGGTCATACTGATACTATTAGCGGTGTAATGTACAATTGCAAAGATGAGCACTTAGCTTCTATCAGTCTTAATGGGAATCTCATACTTCACAACCTGGCTTCTGGTGCGAAGGCTGCTGAACTCAAGGATCCAAATGAGCAG GTTTTGAGAGTCCTTGATTATTCCAAGATTAGCAGGCACTTATTGGTGACAGCTGGTGATGATGGATCGATCCACCTGTGGGATACTACTGGTCGCAGTCCCAAG GTTTCTTGGCTAAAGCAGCATTCTGCACCAACTTCTGGCGTTAGTTTCTCACCATCAAATGACAAG ATTGTTGCTAGTGTTGGTATGGATAAGAAGTTGTACACTTTTGACTCAGGGTCAAGAAGGCCATCATTTTGCATTCCTTATGAGGCACCTTTTTCTTCACTGGCATTTACTGATGATGGCTTCACTCTAACAGCTGGAACAAGTAGTGGCCGTGTGGTATTCTACGACGTTCGTGGAAAACCACAACCTTTGACTGTTTTACGTGCTTATGGAACTTCTGAG GCTGTGACAAGTCTATGCTGGCAAAGAGCAAAACCTGTAATGGTCAATGAAAACAATTGCACAACAGAAATAGCTCTTCTGGGCAGTGCTGTGGAGGATTCGATTTTAATGCCTGACCCACTTCCTGCTACGACATCATCAAGCCTATCAACTTCCATGACAACATCAGGTTCCAGAACCACTGTTCGTTCAGGTTCTGTGGActcattttcttttccagcaGGCAATACGGGATCTACATCTGGGACACTAGGTTTATCTCCATCCGAGGAAACACCCATACGAAGTAGTTTGTGGAAAGGTGGATCTTTGACACGATTACACGCTCCTCGTAACTTCAAGGATGATATGGAAGTCTTTTCTCCTCTTAATGAAGTTCAGCCAATTACACCTTCACTTGATAAGTTTTGGGATGATCAGGAAGGTTTTAAAAAGGATCTTGATAAGAGATCATCTTTGCTATTTCCTTCTTCTCGAAGGTTTCCACTTCCAGTTGAGGGTGGCAATGACAACCGCCTCATATTTGATTGGAAATCAAGTTCCTTGCCCAAACAG GAGGATACTTCTTCGGCACAGTTGTCTTCTACTCCTACATCTTTCCGTAGTGATGATTCTTCCTCCATAACTCCTCCAGAAGCTTGGGGTGGTGAGAGATTATCTGATAGATTATCTCACCTTCGGCAGTCAGGAAACATGCCTTCTCGTTTTGCAACATCGACATCTGGTCCTCTTGCACCAGGAACAATGTTCTCTGGATTACAGGATACTTTTCCAGCAACTCAGAGTATCAGCTCTTCGAGCAATTCTAGTCTGAGTTTGGCAAATTTGCGCATTAAAGAAAATTCAGATGAAGAAATTTCTCTAGGATCGTCAGAACATATCCCCTCTATTTCCACATCTTTTTCAGTTGGAATAAAAGGCATTACAGGGCAGGGTACTCTTGATTCTCTTGGTTCAACTATGACCCTTCCACGAAGATTTTCCAGTTATGCTGAGAGAATAAGCACCAAGCCGTCCTTCAGTGATGGAACCCTTTCTGTTGGTTCTCCAAAAACTAAGAAAACTGGAGCTGAAACAAGGGAGGAGCTTCTGAATAGCTTGTTGTCTAGGTCTGATACGTCATCTACTACAGCAGCTGGTGCTTTCCAAGCAATGAAT GGTGAAGTCAGACAATCACAAACATCCACACTGCCTGAATTGCAGCAGGGAAGTTCCTTCCAACTCCAGCTGTTTGAACGTAAGCAGGAAGAAACTTTGTCTTTCATTCAAAGAACCGTTCATGAGCAAATGAGGAATCTTCATTTAGAATTGATAAGTCAAAATCATATGCTGCAG ATGGAAATGTCTAGTCGTTATAACTTGATCTTGGACAACCAAAAGGTTCTCTTCGATCGCCAGACTTTGATATTGGAAAACCTAGCAGAGCTGATGAAGAGGTTCAATTAG